The stretch of DNA AcatcaccccccctccctccccttggGAGGTCCGACCACGACCTGGTTCGACTTCTCCCAGTGTATAAGCCTTTGGTACGCAGACAACCAGCAACCACCCACACAAGGAAGATCTGGTCTGAAGAGTCGGTGGAGACTCTTCAGGACTGTTTTGACACTACGTTGTGGGATGTGTTCTGTGAGGACCAGGGGGAGGACACTGACAGTCTCACTGTGTCACGGACTACATCAATTTCTGTGTGGACTCTACCATACCCACCAAGACAGTAAGACTGTTCGCAAACAGCAAACCATGGATCACTCCTGACATAAAAGCCCTCCTCAAGGATAAAAGGAGGGCCTTCAAGTCAGGGGACAGGGGGCAGATGAAGACTGTGCAAAaagagctgaggaggaagatTAGAGAGGGGAAAAGTAGCTACAGGCAGAGGATGGAAGAACAACTGCAGCAGAATGATGTCAGTGGGGTCTGGAGGAGTCTGAACACAATCTCAGGACACaaaaactcctcctcctccacaacCCCCCTGTGCACTCACTGACCCTCCTACcctgccccctgctgcccctCCTAGCACACTCACTGCCCCCCCAAGCAGCATGGTGCTCTCTACAGCCCAGGTAGAGAGAGAACTGGCCAGGCTCAAGGTCAAGAAGGCAGCGGGTCCAGATGGCATCAGCTCGCGTCTCCTCAAATCCTGCGCTAGCTAACTGTGTGGGATTGAGGAGCACATCTTCAACATGGGCTTGAGGTTGCAGTAGGTACCACAGCTGTGGAAGACCGGTACCGGTACCTGCGTGGTACCGGTGCCCAAATCATCTCGACCCAGTGTCTTCAACGACTACCAACCGGTGGCTCTCATAGCCCACTTGGCAAAGACCCTGGAGAGGCTGGTCCTCCATCATCTGCGCCCCCTGGTGAACTCATCTGCAGACCCACTGCACTCCCGTGCTTGGCCTACCAGCCAAGCACAGGAGTTGAGGACGCTGTCATCTTCCTCATGCAGAGATCCCTGTCTCACTTGGAGAGGTATGGGGAGCGCGGGCTTGAAGAGAGCCACAACAGGGGGGAGGTGACGTCTGGAATCCGTCAATGGACTCAATGGACTGAGTTGCACCCTGTTTTACAGATTATGTGCCTGTAATCATCAATATCAATGTAACCAACTGTGCATCTAACTGTTATCAGTAGCTATATGCATGCATACGAGATGTAatcaagaaaatacatatgTAACCGAATGTTTGCTTACTACACCAATATCCGTGTGACGGTAGTGCCCAGCGTTTGAGTAGTGACAAGCGTTGTGTTGATGGTTCACTGTTCAAGGTGTGACTCGTGGAGTTGGTCGCCTGGGGGGTAAGGGGCCATGGGAGAATTTTCCTGTTCAGGTTTTTCGCTCCCATACATCTCTGAAGGTGTGAACTGTCCCGTATATTCTCATTAGTGTTTCAATATATCATGGTGAATGTGTtccaatatgtttttgttatgctACTTTTAGTGTGTTACCAGGTTACATTATTTACTACGTATATCCTACACGTAACGTATTTAGGGGCACCGCACAGAGTAAATCACTAGAGTGATTTCAGGGGGGATATGTAGTAGCAGGTTAACACCATGACAGTGCCTGGTGGTGTATGTCCTTGTAAGGCAAGGTTGAAAAACAGGATCTTCCCCCAGCCGGTCAGGCTCCGGCCTGGCTGGGGGGTCGAGGGCCCTTCTCAAGGGCCAGATCGTTAGGGACTGGATTGGTGGTAAACAAGTATGTTCTTAAGTACAATGACCAGTTCTAACCGGTCTTTTACCAAAACAGGATAGCCGGGCCAAGAACATGAGCAGGAACATCCGTAGGGTTTCGGGGAAACGAGGAGGTGCACCACCGCACACATACATGATGTTGGGTAATCAGAGATAGCTGGTTAGAGTCCAAGTGAGAAGTAATTTGAGAGTGTTCCCAGATTGACGGGAAATGGGTGTGCGTGATATGGTGTGACATggatgaaaaatgtgacatgataTTGGTCAAAACAACTACTGTATAAAAGGAGGCGTCCCGTTCGGGGACGTGGGCTTTTCCGAAGAATTGTCTCTGATCTACGTTTGTCAATAAAGAAAATACCCCCATCTGATACCTGCGTCTCATCCATCTGATTCCTTGTTGTACCACCGCTTTCCTGCCACGACAGCAACATTCAGACACACTGCATGACTAAACACTGAAAAGACAGGACATCTCACTTAAccgctgtttttgtttttcttttcacaaaaATGATACTTTTCAGAACCCTACATGAAGACACACTTAACCAGCTGAATTAGAGAGTCACTCATCATAATCCAATCAACCCAATCAGGATGCCACATTGTGGTTATAGTCATCCTCACCGTGTAGTGTGACCCCAGCTTTTATCAGCAATAGTGAAAAACAGCCAAGCAGTGAGTTAACTGTCCCAAGAGCtcagaaaatagaaaaactaTGACCAAATTATGTCCACATTTAGCTGGTGGTGTTTTCCCTGCCTGCAACAGTCTATAGACAGGTCAAGGTGGAGAGTGGAGCAGCAGACAATGCCAGGGTGTGGTGATGATCTCAAGCTGTCCTGAGCTTTCTTTCAGgtttcatttcttgtttttaggAGGTGGTCTGTGGCAGGGCCGTGCAGAGACATCTGGAGGGGCAGGTGCTCAAAGTTAAAAGGGGGCACATGGAACACAAATTTgaaacaccatacagaaacgTACCTTACAATATAACTGGTTGAACTGTAGCAACGTTTGCTACAATTATTCCTAGTGCggataatgaagtaaaaaataattgaatgatgtatttaaatatttttatgattttattcagtttgactaTCCAAAGTTCTAaaagttatatattttgtatgcatattatatttgtgtgtaaatgttataaacaaacaagtaatgatacaaaaatgagAGATTGAGAAAATCACAATTCAAATTCTTCTAATTGTTGGAACATAATTTTGACatagtttgaaagcccaaagccttacctttctcataataccttttattttctgtttggacttactgtcattgagataaaagcatttgtttgactacTACTTTTAAGCGATTctctcccaagcaccactgtcactcgtgctgtgtgctttatagaacctcatttctctctcagtccACACAAGCCAAGAGCGACAACACTATgcaacctacaaacagcatagggctgttGGTTCagcgcatgtccaggcggttgcaaggcaagcacatcaaaacttcttcagaaactttacaaagtctagttgttattgttgttgtatttatacTGTAATAGTCCAAAATTATGTGAATATGCATAGTGCATTGTTTTAGTGAAATAATATAGTCTATGCCTCATTGCCTCTAGAAACATAGAAAAACACTGcttgagagtaaaataatacatgacatcTCTCTAATGCACTTTGCCCATAATAAGAGAACCATACAGAAATCTGACATACTTTTTCCCCACAGCCCGCTGTGTGGTtaacttactcactcactcgtcTGACTCTGCACACAGACGACACAGAGGATGCTCATTGCTCACTTCACTTCGTCAGTCATCTTGCAAGAATACACCGTGCACAAACGAATACCACTGCAAAACCGACTCACCGGACCAGCTGTTTACTCCCTTGGGTCTTCTTCGGTTTCGCGAGACTAGCAGTGGCCGTCTCTAGCTGCTTAGCAGCGCTTAGCTACATGGCATGTCTGGGCACGTCAGGGCAGTGAGGGCAGAGTGAGGGCACGTCGCGGATCATGTGACCGACAAAGGTAGAtctcaattattattattttgttttatttcttattattttgggccacagacagactttcacacacgcacttacaaaaaaaaaaaaaaaaaaaaaaaaaaaaaaaatgactttgacaAAAGGGCACTTTGGTCATCAAGAGGCAAAGGGGCAGGTGCTCCAGCACCCTCCGCCCCCCCCTCTGCACGTGCCAGGTCTGTGGGGACAAACACATTAGTGTCAACTCATCTCCTACACTGTGAGGTGCAGGCACAACATAGGCAGAGCACATTACACCAGTTTGTGAGGTTATGGTGGTGTGGACCTGTAATAGGGGGCAATCCTCACATAATAAAACtaactgtaaataaacaaacattaaacTTCATGATCTACTTTTTGTGAAGAAATCTCTTTGGCTTGCACAGGCAAAAGTGTGctactaaaaataaaagatttaaGGATAAAATGAAAGAACAATAAAACTGTAAACGATAATTTGTTtgactgaatgaaataaaaacaagaggtTCTCTTACAGCCAATGCACAGTCAACACAGTCAGCTGAATCCtttgttataattggccttatagttcttGTCTCTTGCAGTATTCAATGCATGTTAAAGTTCAATGCttcttgtattattcagaacagcttgactattagcagaaggtaaacaaagctggaaccagacatattttctctatcttatttgttaggtctattgcattagatacacgcccaatcaacatacatacacatagcatCATACATTCCGAgatcaaggcatggacagtggttggcctgtccatgtccggtaactggccaattactctcggttgcgtttaaagtccaacctatgtacggggcaggcccaagcccaagaacataaatatgtatcatttcctgatatcgacactcattctgactgagatcctgcgagagctctgtcacactgagaccagcgctgctttgctttacatgtgaccaaataaatattatatctgagagctgaagactgactccggtctatccttgggcattcaacaaaagaatcgggtcctAACACCTTAACTCAGATACTTCAAAGAGACTAACAATAAGACTGCTGCCCGGGACGGCATTCAGACTGCAGAGCATTTTTCTACCTGAAATCTGCTGTCTGCCTCGCTAGAGTTGGGCTTTTCCAACAAACTCATAGCAGAAGCAGGGTGGAGATGTGCATTATGACCTCGGGCTTGAAGTGTGGAGCAGATCTACACAAGGTTAACTTTTTTTCAGCTTGATCCATACAGGGGGTTGCAAGCAGAACCCTTGTCtctcaaaagaaaatgtttttgtagaAAAAGCTTCAGTCTGACCACCCCCTTATGGTTTTAAAAATACTTAGCAGTCACTGGATACCAAGACTTATTAGACAAAAAAGACATGTTTCATGTTAATCTACCTGTAGACGCCCACCACTACAGCATGGTCTCTCTCATAGGGCTCCAGTGTGAGCTGTTCCTgtggtttcatgttttcagcactcATCTTCTTCACTTCTGAGGCAAACACTGCTtctggagctgctgtggagtCTATACAGTTGGCCTAAGTTGAAAGACAACCCATAAGACAGAGTCTACATATTTTTTATAGACAAACTATACAAACATCATTAGCAACTCATCTTATATGTAGTGTGcttggtctttggtggcaggtgacaTCACCAGCCATAGCGTACAACAGATGGAGACTTTTGTTTGGCTTCTATCATCTCTGTGCACCTTATTGTTACATGCCAAGTTCAATAACaggtaaaaacatttttacattaaaatcttaaaacaccttgtgaaataaaaattgGTAAAAGATTGGAAGATAGCTTCTTGGTGTGATGGCCACTGCTGTACCTTGATAGAGATGACAAAGTGTCCCCCGTTCTTCAGGAAGTTGTGAGCATTCAAAGCAACAATTCTTGTCTGGTCTGGCTGGGCAACATCAGCAAAGATGACATCCACCATGCCTACAAAGACAGTCCATTAGTTGTCTAAGTAACTCTAAGACACCATATCTTGAAATCTATCaagcaaaatgaaatttaaGAGCACATTCCTGTCAATGGTGACCTCATGATCTTTCCTCTACTGCCACCTCAGgcaaaaatgtcaactttgcacTTAAACATGTAATATTACACTGCCCCAATATTATGTATTGGCCTAATTGTTGCGATTAGCTCTTCGACTACAAACGGTAACCCAGAACTTTCCATAACCTAGGAATTTCTAGAAGTTCATATAATTTCCAGTATATGAAGGATCAATCATCAATGGTATGAAGGGCATTATAAAGAATCTTTTTGTAgtcttgtttctctttgttaATTTAACAGACTGACAGCCTCTGATGGTTTTTACATGAGTATGTTACCTTCACCTCATTTTGAGATTACAGTATACCTGTTGCCGGTACTGGTGTACTGACCACACTACTTGGTGTAACTTACTGACTACCATGGCTAACTGCTACCTACCAACCAACATGCGGTATTTGTGTGGGTGACGGGCATCTTCAATGATGGGAATGATGTTGGTTCGTTTTTTTGCCACATTGAGAAGGTCACGACCTGATCGATGGGAAAACTCTACAGCATAGACCAGCCCTTCCTGTCAATGTAGGGAAAACACATGTCAAAATTTCTAATTAATGTCttttcagtgtaatgagatTTGCTTTATTCAACTGTGTACTGGGGGAAAAGGCATAAAAAGGTGGGTGGGAGAGAACAGGTGACATTAGAGTGGTTACAAAACTGAAATCACTTTATTTATCATCAGTCTGTTCCAGCAAACACTGGGTCAGAATATGTGTATCAGCGGGTCACAGGTGTAACTGTCAACAGGTTGTCATACTGACCGGTCCAACAATGTCAGAAACATGTGAGACTGTGGTCCCAGAGGCGGCTCCAAGGTACATGACCTTCACCCCCGGTTTAATATGGATCTGGTCTACACCCCCTAAAATGGCCGCTGCCAGCTTAGACCGAAAGGGATTCCAGGCCCGGTATTCAGTCTTCATCTCTCCTTcctgacaaagaaaaacaatgcaCTTCCATTGCATTTTGTTTCTACCATAGATACATGTACACAGATATTTTCTGATAGCATAAAACAGAGAAAGCAAATCTTACCTTTATGAAGTAACGACtgaatgtttggtgtttttacttgGTAAGTGACTAAAAACGATAATTCTATTAAGCCACTAACAACTGAAAATGAGCAATTAATTGTTTTCCCACAACTGAAGATTTTGAAAGGAATGGACAGTGAAAAGGCAGTTGGCAACTTTGCATTTGCTGTAAGGTGCTTCTCCTATCACCGCATTTCAAGCAGATGAGAGACTTGTAACGGGAATAAacagcaaattaaaataaataaaacacattaaaaggaAAACTGTTACTACAGGCTAAGCTGCTACTTTTCAGGCTGAGGGGAAAAAGCACAGGCCCGCACTGCATATTTCCCCTGCTCCTGGTTGCAGGGCACAATTCCACTGTGACCTTGAAATAATTTcagtatttcttttcttttaaatgttatCTATTAGTTACTTGAATTAAGTGTGATTTTGAACTATTGATTCTCCAGCACCCGTTTCCATGCTTAAAATTCATCTTTTGCTATACTCTGGCATGACAGTCAGGCTTATAATACACCAGAGGAAACCCTGCGAGGGTGATGACCAGGAGAAGAGTTGTAGCTACTTAAGGTCAGCTTATACTTCTGTGTCAAAATGCTGCCATAGCTACACTGTAGGCTTCTGTGGCCCATGCGGAGCCTGCCATTGTAGATGGCCCCCCCAAGtctcaacccagctgaacacACATGGGAGATTCTGGAGCAATGCATTGGACCAGCACTATCACCACCATCAAAACGCCAAATGAAGGAATATGTCCCTCCGAAGCAGTGGTAGGGGAAACAATGTATATTATAAGAATGTATTacaaaaaggtaataaaatacACCAACATCAAGCTAGCCAGACAAGGcccaaacaaagcagaagctTGATGCTGGATCGATCACAGCGAAGGGCCAGACTGGCAGACACAGGTGGACAGATATCAGTAAGGTGAGAATAAAGgccgatttatggttctgcggacacTGGACGCCACGTGCACACAGTTGCTACACAGATGGTATGTGCCTCTCATGCTTCTGCGTCCTGTCGGTCTATTCCCCGGCAACTAAATTAAACAATGGCAACTTAATCCCCTGCCGATATATTATcatattttctcaaacaaatagtGCAAAACAAGGTGCGCACGTTAAGTAAAAATGGTGCAAAAGAATTGAAATGCGCAAATCAAAACAAACGAAAAGGTGCAAAGTAGTGAGGTGAAAACTATTGGAATGTGATactacagcaggcagtgaaaccAGAGGGGCAAAAAGCCGGACATGATGTAGTTCGGCGGACCTATCATAGctcttgtttgtctgtgtagggtccgcgtagttacaatttttgggaggtgcGCGGCAAGTCTCTGAGGCAGTCACAGATGTCCCGCAAGGAACATGTTTGCTACGCAAACCCTCCATAAGCTACACATACGCAGAACCATATATCGGCCTTAAGGGATCACTGTGGCAGGTCCTACATCTAAAAAATGATCTTTAAATTCAGCGATAAATGCCACAGCTCTGAATTTTTTGTAGGTGGCAGTGGATGGCCCACGCAAGGGGAACCTTTAGTTTACAAGTACTAGTTAATTATAGTTAATTATGAAGTCCAccactatatttttattttttttaaaaaggcagctgttataatttttcatttaatgcTCTTATTCTATTGTCTGTTTATCTCTCTGTATTATGAGGACCTTTGTAACATTGTGACAGGGGCTATACAAAAACTTCACTCAAGCTATTTAGTCCAAACTAGCCCCACATACTTTGCAGGTTGCACCTTTGAAAGTCACTTTTCAACGAGCAAAAACCCTAGGGCTAATCATATTCCTGGATCCTAATAATGAATGAGTACTTTATCAAACATCAGTATTGAGTCAGCTAAACTGTTAACAGTGATAGCCAACATGCAGCACATCCCGTGCCTGTGTGAGGAAGTTACTCTCCATACCATGAGAGGGCAGTGGCCTTAAAAAGTTAAACAAGCAGCATTCGGCTCACAGAATAGGACACCTCAAAGGGAATCACTGGCCAAGGGTGGCCAATTACATTGAGGCCAATTGTGAGGTGTGTCAGTGGCTTTAGGTATGATCTCACCTCTACACTGATCCTCTTCTCTCCATAAACAGACTCTCCCAccaccatgttttttgtcaccAAGGCatcctccttccctctgcagATAAACACCCCTGAGCAGACACAAATGGAACATCACAGGCTGGTGCCTTGTGGGCccaaaatttgacatttttatattgttctGTGCTTTCATTGACAATAATACTAATAGATAAAAAATAACCTTCATGTCTGTGTGGCTCCACTAACACCTTCTTCCCTCCTCCAAAGCCTCCTCTGCCCCCCCGGCCTCCTCTGCCCCTTGGGGTGCCCCTGCCTCCCCCTCGCCCTCTGAATCCACCTTCAGGGGACTTGAACCCTCCGCCTGAAAAAACACaggacaaatattaaaataaaatcttcaaTACATCGGCACAATGTAAGTTCAAAACTTGTTCATAACCCTATGACCAGGTCAAGTCATGTGAAAAATACTGTCAAATAAATCAATGGAGTTGAACCCATGTGGAAAACAGTTTATTGCGAGCCACTGCTAATCTCTAGGCAGTTTAAACATTTGATCATAGGAATATTAACATGCAATGTGATATTTGAGAATACATGTgtgcataaataaatgactgcAATTTGAAGTTAGTGTGCTCAGTTGACTGTATGATTCATACCGCtatgacattttctgtatttctgttaaATATAAGCCGCTGTTTGCTTTAAGTTCTTTTATTCACAAATATGCACTTTTTGATTCCCACAAACAGTGCTCCTTCTCttctcacctcttcctcctctgaatcctcctcttcctccccggTCACCaaagcctcctcttcctcctcctcctcctctccccccacgaaaccctccaccccctcctcttcctcctctgtccccaCGAGGACTGAATCCTgtagcaaacacacagacaacagacatGGTTACAGAAAAAACTGTGATACACTAATAAGGGCTGCCTATCAGCTCCGCCCTTGTGCCTGTCTACTACTGTAGTCTAGTAAATATTGCTACACAGGCTACACTTGATATTTGCAAGTCATTCATAGACTGTCATTAACAGAATGACTGGCCCTTGTCAAATGTAAGCTGAAAAGGCACaagagtaaaaaagaaaaacatcagcagaggtCAGAGTGCAGCAGACTAATGTTGtatattataaaaatatgttaaagcGCCTGATATAGTCAGCCACTGCAGATAAAAAGATGAGACATTGAACCATAAGTTTGTGAATACTGAAATCGATATCAAAATTGCAATGTGATTTTGTCAATATCATGCACCCCTATAGCAgattatgaagaaaaacaaacaacaaaaaaaaaacaacaacaaagaggaCAGCCTTCTTATCTCAGTTATTTACAGCAGTACCCCTCTCTAATGGCTGCTGGTGCTACAACTTCTAATACTATTTTGAGTGCTTTATCCCTTATACTACCACTTCTAGTTCTACTTCAAAGACTGCAATTCTTTTGATTACTTCTACTGCTGATGGGAGGACTACTACTTTAATTGCTTTAGGTCATTATTCTATTACTACTTCCTGTAACACTTTACATTCTTCAAAAACTTCTGCTATCACTACTGCTGGTACAACAACTTCCTCAAGTACTACCTGGTACTCTCTAGTGACTAACTAGAGACACCCTAGGAACCACCtacaaacaccctagcaaccatttGGTGGTCATGCTAATAACCACTTAAACGTCCTAGCAAATGCCTAAAAACAGCCTTGCGACCATTTAATAAGCCCTAGTAACTGCCTACAAACACTCTAGAAACCACCCGTATTGCTACTGAGATACTTGGCATAAATGGCGAGGTATGGAATTCTGTCTATATTCTGCAGCACTAATTGCAGATGTAGTTTCCTAATAAGCAATTAATACACCATAGACATGACTCTAAATTATCTGCATCAACATAACACTGACAAAGTGATAATATCTTTTGTTATGGGAAGACGATTAGGATTCACCATCATCTCCAATGACGTAATGGAGCCAAACGCAAAACCCCATAAAGCTGTACATAAGTATGAGTCAAAAAATAAACTTGTTATTTTGACCTGCTAAAGGTACAATGGAACGCCACTCCAGGTCGGAGTTCATTCTCCCTGACTCAAagccaatctttttttttttttttttaaacattcaaaGCCGATCATCACTTCAGGAGAAGTAGAGCTCTGACGTCACACAGCATGACGGCGCCCATAAACGCGCACGTTGTATGTGGTAAACATTCAATTAAAAGACTACATAATTCTGTTTGGTAACTTGTGTTTCAGCGTGTAAAACGTCAACATGCGTCGCCGGTGACATTTGTTAGctaagggcgttttcacacctgaaagtccgaaccaaggtccgaaccaaactccgtaattctgttacattgtaacacatttggtccggttggtttggtttcacactgcaaatagaGTAACggactttacaagacaaacatacaggggaaatttattcttctc from Myripristis murdjan chromosome 9, fMyrMur1.1, whole genome shotgun sequence encodes:
- the LOC115365393 gene encoding rRNA 2'-O-methyltransferase fibrillarin-like isoform X2, producing MKPGFSPRGDRGGRGGGGGFRGGRGGGGGRGGFGDRGGRGGFRGGRGGGFKSPEGGFRGRGGGRGTPRGRGGRGGRGGFGGGKKVLVEPHRHEGVFICRGKEDALVTKNMVVGESVYGEKRISVEEGEMKTEYRAWNPFRSKLAAAILGGVDQIHIKPGVKVMYLGAASGTTVSHVSDIVGPEGLVYAVEFSHRSGRDLLNVAKKRTNIIPIIEDARHPHKYRMLVGMVDVIFADVAQPDQTRIVALNAHNFLKNGGHFVISIKANCIDSTAAPEAVFASEVKKMSAENMKPQEQLTLEPYERDHAVVVGVYRCLCTALPQTTS
- the LOC115365393 gene encoding rRNA 2'-O-methyltransferase fibrillarin-like isoform X3 produces the protein MKPGFSPRGDRGGRGGGGGFRGGRGGGGGRGGFGDRGGRGGFRGGRGGGFKSPEGGFRGRGGGRGTPRGRGGRGGRGGFGGGKKVLVEPHRHEGVFICRGKEDALVTKNMVVGESVYGEKRISVEEGEMKTEYRAWNPFRSKLAAAILGGVDQIHIKPGVKVMYLGAASGTTVSHVSDIVGPEGLVYAVEFSHRSGRDLLNVAKKRTNIIPIIEDARHPHKYRMLVGMVDVIFADVAQPDQTRIVALNAHNFLKNGGHFVISIKANCIDSTAAPEAVFASEVKKMSAENMKPQEQLTLEPYERDHAVVVGVYRPPPKNKK
- the LOC115365393 gene encoding rRNA 2'-O-methyltransferase fibrillarin-like isoform X1 — protein: MKPGFSPRGDRGGRGGGGGFRGGRGGGGGRGGFGDRGGRGGFRGGRGGGFKSPEGGFRGRGGGRGTPRGRGGRGGRGGFGGGKKVLVEPHRHEGVFICRGKEDALVTKNMVVGESVYGEKRISVEEGEMKTEYRAWNPFRSKLAAAILGGVDQIHIKPGVKVMYLGAASGTTVSHVSDIVGPEGLVYAVEFSHRSGRDLLNVAKKRTNIIPIIEDARHPHKYRMLVGMVDVIFADVAQPDQTRIVALNAHNFLKNGGHFVISIKANCIDSTAAPEAVFASEVKKMSAENMKPQEQLTLEPYERDHAVVVGVYRPGTCRGGGGGCWSTCPFAS